tttgtttgaaaaatttcaaaattattgagatatgacgtattcatttatttaacttGGATTCATGTTGAAAATGTGTGGTTGATAGCATTTGAAAATAACTTTatctttaaagaaaaagtattattaacTTCGAAATTGCCGCCACTCTAAGAGACACCAATTAAATAGATGCAcgatgttttcttttctccaaaaaaattctatttctGCATCTATCTCTACCATTTTCAAAGTAAGCAGCAGCTGTTTTCATTGCAACTTAATGGCGTTGGCAAGTTCAAATGATCCCCACAAGACGATCCTCATAACTGGAGTGAGCCAAGGACTAGGAAGAGCTTTAGCCTTAGAGTTGGCAAAGCGTGGTCACATCATTGCTGGTTGCTCTcgcaataaaaacaaattggaTTCGCTTCACACACAGCTCCTCCAGGCTTCCCCCTGCAACCATTTGCTCTTTAACATCGACGTGGTTTGTAATCACATTTTTCTTCACCAACGCTTTCtatttaaacattaatttcGAAAATTGGGTTTTGCAGAAATCAAGTAGCTGCATCGAAGAGATGGCACACACAATCATGCAAAAGATTGGCGCGCCTGATATAATTGGTATGCTCATGTTATGGTTCTTTTGTAATTCCTGTTAATTGAAGTGTACTGAAATTTGGTTATCCACAGTAAATAATGCAGCTGTGTACCATGGCCATTTAAAGATGTGGGAGGTTCCTGAACAAGAGTTTGATTACGTTATTGATGTTAATATAAAAGGAACCACGAATGTGTTGCGTCACTTCCTTCCTCTAATGATTCCTAAGAACCAAGGTGTCATTGTTAATCTATCTTCCATCTATGGAAGAACAGGAGCTGCCTTGGTATGTATGCATATCATCCTAAATGGAAAGCttcaaaattatatcaaaaatGGAGTTTTAAGCTTTTGAAATTATAGATTAATATtgaatgattattatttaggCTTCCGCATATAGTGTGTCAAAGTGGGCGATTGAAGGGTTAAGCAAATCAGTTGCAAAAGAGCTACCCGATGGAATGGCGATTGTGGCATTAGATCCTGGTATTATAAATACAGAGATGCTTGCGTTCCGCTTTGGCGATTTAGCTTCTCAATACCAATCTCCCGAAGAATGGTAAGATTATaaacatgtatatatatatatatatatatatatatatatatatatatatatatattttatatagataagagtattacaaaaataataacaaatatggaaaattttaGAACACACTTCACTCAGATTATTGGAAGTGAgtctaatttaggaaatgatcatgagtttacaagtaaaggaatacatctaCATTGGTACGAGCCCTTCTGCGAAAGCCCAAAGCATGAGAgattatactcaaagtggacaatatcatacaattgtggagagtcgtgattcctaaccatTCTTAccatgatttatttatttatttgttaaattgTGCTAGGGCTTTGAAGGCAGCTCCAATGATTCTGAATCTTACCAATGCTGATAATGGTGCATCTCTCATTGTTAATGATCCAGGTATTCTACCTAGCTGACGTGTTTTATGTAagccaaaaatattaaagacaGGTCATTTGTCAACATTAATCCCTACTCAAACTCATATATGTAAACATTAATCCCTACTCAAACTCATATATGTAATGAATAAGAGTATGTTGAAATagtaatgaccataattatgGATATATCTAACCTTAAAATGGAGGATTATTGTTATAAAAGTGCTATATAATTGCATATAATTCAAAAAGATATATGCAAGTATACACAAGTAGCAAAGGATAGATATCGAATCCCCATTTTTATAGAATTGTATCAATTTCTCAGGTTTTAAGTGAGGTTAAATGGCTACTAATATATGGGAGGTGttatattgtttaaaatttttcgtaacttcaagaagaaaatgagaaaacataTTAAGGGGTAATAGGCTATTAGGAAAAGAAGGGGCAGGCTAAAGGGATTATGACAGGCAACTTCCAACTACCATTGTTCTACGGTGTATTAATTGATTTCTTAATAACATAGCTGGAACCTTTCTTTAGACTTGTCATTATCCATTTTCAACACTTCAAATTTGGGAccgtaacaaaaaaaaaaa
This genomic window from Cucurbita pepo subsp. pepo cultivar mu-cu-16 chromosome LG01, ASM280686v2, whole genome shotgun sequence contains:
- the LOC111807157 gene encoding NADPH-dependent pterin aldehyde reductase-like; translated protein: MFSFLQKNSISASISTIFKVSSSCFHCNLMALASSNDPHKTILITGVSQGLGRALALELAKRGHIIAGCSRNKNKLDSLHTQLLQASPCNHLLFNIDVKSSSCIEEMAHTIMQKIGAPDIIVNNAAVYHGHLKMWEVPEQEFDYVIDVNIKGTTNVLRHFLPLMIPKNQGVIVNLSSIYGRTGAALASAYSVSKWAIEGLSKSVAKELPDGMAIVALDPGIINTEMLAFRFGDLASQYQSPEEWALKAAPMILNLTNADNGASLIVNDPGILPS